The Oryza glaberrima chromosome 5, OglaRS2, whole genome shotgun sequence DNA segment ATGCAGTTTATTGTGAATAGGTTTTACAGCATATGTTCCTTTCTGGTTGCTTGTTCTTTTCCTGGGCGCTGTTGCATTCTGGCTTTGGCTGTGCATGACCTGCATGTGAATACTGATTTCCCTTTACTATTCTTGCAGTTGAGGGCTCCAATTCTGATGTAGCATTAGCCACTGAAAACTTCCAGGGTCTAAGCCTACATAATGAAGAGTTAGTTGCAACAAAATTAGCTGAAGATAACCCTGCAGTTATAATTCCTGATCACCTGCAAGTTACCGGCTCAGACTGTGTCACTTTGAGCTTTGGCAGTTTTGAATCTGGAGCATTTTCTGGGCTTCTCCCTGTTCCATCAAGGAGCGCTGATGATAACAATGTGGAGTTGCCTGTTATAGAGGAATCTGTACCTCTAGATCAAATTGATTCAAGGTTAATTAAGTTTGTTCCTGCCGTCTTTATTTCACTCCACATATTGCTTGTGACATGACTGGAATgccatttttttaatcttgcaGAGATCAAGACTATTATGATAGTGCCGCAGTTAATTCGTCAGGAAATGAGAACCTTGATACTATCATAGGAACTAACATGGAGAACATTGATGTACCTTCTGTTTCACAGCCTGATGTCCTGAGACAGGAAGTGCTTGATCATTCTGGTCTTCAATATAACCTACCATCTGATTCAAGTGCTGCATATGCAAACACTACACAGCCAAGTACAATGGAGTCCTCACAAGGAAACAACCAGGCGCACACTCTTTCCCATCTTTCAAACTTACTGgtaaattgttttctttttcctataATCTTCACTTTTCATCATTCATGCTGAATTGCTAACAGTACTAAGTAGCTTTAGCCAAACTATGATCTTGCTACATACAGTAAGATAACTAGTTTTACCTTGATTGGAAAAGAGCCAAATAAAAAGGAATGGAGTGCTTGCCATATAGACCCATTCTTTTGCTCATAACTCTTGTCTCAAGATATTGACCGCAGATGTAAATCATTGCTTCATTCTGGAATGTCCAGAATAACATTGGGAGCTGGTCTTTCTGGATACCAGTTTTTCTGTCTTCTGCATATGCATGTTATTCAAGTCAGCTAATTGTGCTCCTGCATAATTCTTATTGAACTCGTTTATTCCCCAGCAAGCAAATTCATTACACAACAGCCTATTGGGGTCAAACATTGCACCTCTTCGGGACTTGGACTTCAGTTTATCACCTTTGCTAGCAGCACAATCAATGACAAAATATAACTCAGCTGCACCAACTACTACTGGACCAGCAATCTCCATGCAAGAGGTAATTTAACTACGCTGGTTCACTTTCTCATGGTGTTTTCTCTGGATTCATATTTCATAGAAGTATAACTTTAGGAAGAAAAAGGCTCCACATCCTTTCTTTATTTGAAAGATGAATTTACAAGGGTGTGATGGTGTtggaattttttattttgtgtgcaTATACAGTTAATCATTCAGCGACAAGTAATCTCTAGTTCTCTAATTTTCTTCACACACATGTACATATTTGTTTCAGACTCTGAAGCCAGGAGTTTTCTCCAACGCTCAATCTACCCAAAATCTTCCAAGTACTAGTATAGCAACGGggcctcctctccctcagcAATTAGTCCACCCTTACTCTCAGCCTACTGTACCACTGGCGCCTTTTGCGAATATGATTGGTTATCCGTATTTGGCACAGAACTACCCTGCTGCTTACCTACCATCAGCTGCCTTCCAGCAAGCATACTCGAGTAATGGACCATTCCATcagtctgctgctgctgctgtaccAGGAGCTATGAAGTACAATATGAATGTGCCGCAATTCAAGAACAACCTATCGGCTACAAGCTTACAACAGCAACCTTCTTCAGTGATCTCTGGTTATGGAGGCTTTGGAAGCTCTAGTAATCTTCCTGGAAATTTCACTCTTAATCAGAATGCTGCCTCTGCATCAACAAATCTTGGGTTTGACGAAGCATTGAGCAGCACGCCATACAAAGATCCCAGCCAATATATGGCCCTCCAGCAGGTAACAATTGCAAGCAGCCCTTGTGTTTCTTTGGTAatttatatgctatataataaTTCTGATAGGCACGGCTCGGTTCGAAGGTTTTGGATGAGTGCTTGGCTTACCGGAAAAAACACTTAAttatcatataattaattaagtactccatttattattacaaatttgaaaaatggatttatttgtattttctaagaaacttctatatagaatatgctttttcaaaaatcatactccctccatttcatattacaagttacTTTGGGTTTGTTCTACGTCAAACCTATTCAAGTTTGACCGAGTTTATAGAATAATATAGAAACATTTCTTACACATACACTATTAAAAAACAGTCAATGATGGATTTAATGAAAGTAGTAGTAGCTATATAATCTGAAAAGAATGGGACATTAGTCACAAGTTACTTTGGGTATTCCTTTCAGGGTGACAATTCTGCAATGTGGCTTCATGGTGCTGGTTCAAGAGCAACGTCGGCGCTTCCACCGAGTCACTTCTATGGCTTCCAGGGACAGAGTCAGCAGGGTGGCTTTCGTCAGGCGCAGCAACCGCAGCAGCACTCGCAATTCGGTGGCCATGGGTATCCAGCTTTCTACCATTCTCAAAGCCAAGAGCACCACCAGAACCCGGCCGAGGGAGGCCTGAACGGTTTCCAGAATGCCCAATCACAGCCGTCTCACCAGGGGTGGCAGCAGCACACCGGCTACTGAGGCCTTTACCCTTTGTTATAGTTGGGGTTAAGTTGCTTGCCGACCATGGCGTGCGTGTATCCTGACCAGCTGCAGGGTTTAAGCAGCTCGGACTAGCTGAGCCTGTGCCTCGAGCGCTGAGGATGGAGGGTCCACGCCATTCAACCAACAGTTTCGAGAGTGTTTTTAACATGTTCGCGTGTGTTCGTCAGACAAGAATGATTTGTGCTTTGTTTTGATAGCCGAGTTATTATATGTGCCCAAGTGCAGTCTTCCTTGTAACTCTTCTTGAGACCTAACAGGTCACCGTTCTGATTTCTAAGATTAGTATCTATCATCTTGACCTTTGCTGATGCTACTTTCTGATTATCACTTCTGGAGCTGCGTCGATGCTTTGGCTTTTGCTATTGCGGCAACGCGTTCGGTGCTGCTGCCggcggtggctgctgctgctgggcggCGGTGTTGGCGATCACGAAGTGCAGAGCACTGTTGGGGTCTGGCCGGAACGCCCACACGGCGACGTCGTCCTTCACCTGGACGCCGCGGTCGACGAGCCTTGTGGTTTCTTTTTGCCGGATTATGGTGTGGCAATTGGAGAGCCTCCTGGTCAACTCCATGGCCATCACGTCGAGCGGGGATGCACGGTAGACGACCACGCGCACGGCGAGCCCGGGgctcttctcccccttctcccTCGGCTTTGGTTCTGGcgatttctttttcttgtgcAAGAACTCCTCCACCAGCTTGGCGGCCTCGCGCTCCGCCGCTGAGAGGAgcggacggaggcggaggctggcggcggctTGCGGGATGAGGAAGCGGCTCTTCTGCGCCGACAGGTCGGAAGCCTCCACTCGCTTCCTGCAGATGAAGTGCAGCGGCAGGTCGCCGCGTAGGCCTAGTAGCGGCAGCAGCTCGCCGCGtatccacgccggcggcgggggagcggcatcgtcatcatcgtcgtcatcgtctaCTCTttgcggcacggcggcgcgagggacgtgcgccgccaccgcctgcaaCGGGACGGCGTCGATGGGCTCCGGGCTCCGCTGCAATCGGTGCAGCCGCGTCGATGAGCATGGGCTCCCCCGCGGCGGACACTTCCGCCGTGGTACCGGATGCGCTCGTGGAATttccaacggcggcggcgctgttcgAGGTCGTTATCGTCGTCGTCTGGGGGGCTAATTGGGCGGCAGCGTCGCCGGGGCTGACGGACGACGGCGAGAGCGACAAGAAGCCAGGAGCCACCTCTTCCCTGAACCTCGCGAGCGACGTCGTGACAGTCGCCCACGACTGCACCTTCTTTGCGTCCTTACGCGCTACTATCGAACTCTTTCGCTTCATAGCGGTGAGCTACTAATAATTTAACTTGGGTTTAATCTCCTCTAATcccaaactattttttttataatggccAATCAAAGAGTAATTACAGTTCCGATTCGACTTAGGCTCGCGTCTTTTCCGACTTGTAGTCGGATGCTGCGTCCGTGCTATGTTCTGTTTGAGCCCGGCTAGTCGTGGAACTGGCCCATGGGCAAGGCGGACACAGCGGCGGGAGGGacgtgcgccgccaccgcctgcacCGAGACGGGGTCGACGGGCTCCGCCGCGTCGACGAGCATGGGCTCcaccgcggcgggcggcgggcggcaggcaCTCCTTCCGCCACGCTGCCGGACGCGCTCGAGGAAattccgacggcggcggcgttgttcGAGGTCATCGTCGCCGTCTTGGGGGCTAATTGGGCGGCATCGCGGGGGCTAACGCTaacggacggcggcgagagcgacAGGAGCCACCTCTTTGGGGTCCGTGCTAGTCGACACAGGCACACAGCCCACGACAGGAAATCAGAATAGCTCGTCAAtggggtcgccgccgccaccacgctgCTGCGCAGTCCTAACGTCGCGCCCACCATGGTTGGCAGTTGCTCGACCGGCGGCTATTCGGTAATCGCCGGTCGCTATCGTGCCCGTGTCGTGCCTTTTCTAGGCGATGTCGTGCTGAGTCGTCGCTAGTCGTTACATGCGCTTGTCGTTGTCGTGTTGGCACGTTGGCCCGGATAGCAGCCCAAACACGACATGGCTAGACGACCCATATCTAAATGGGCTGTGTTATTCCTAGCCCGTTAACTGTACATGCGTCGTGCTCCAGCAGGCACGGAGAGACCGAGCATAGTTGACAACCTATTAGTGCAAAGGAACTTCGCTGTCAGTTATGTGAacaaagatcttttttttttatgaaatgctTGTTAAACCCAAGCATTTAGCACTATCAGAAAGCTCCTCTTACCTTTGCTAAAAGTAATTAGTCCGCAGTCACTTTCATCGCCCAGGATTCCGCTTAACAAAAGGAAGCAAGCTGCAATGGCGTGTGAAGAGTTTCTCAAAGATGATAAGTTTGTGGGCGACAAAGAGAGAGATAAGTCAAGGGCTAAGGAACAGCTAGTTAGGTTGAGTGCTTGGCAATTGACAGTTTGACATTATTCGTAGCCTCTGCTTGTCTGCAATAAGCCAATAACAACAGCAtcatgagagaaaaaaattaccaTTCCAACGAACACAGCGAAAAACAGCATGCAAGAGAGCGTTTCCTTTAAGCAAACTGTGAAGTTGACATTGTGCAATAGAGACTGAATCTGATCCAGCCCTTCAAAACTGATATGTCTAACTTGATGTTAGTCGTTGAGAATTGAGATAATCAGTTGTTCATAGTTTTTATATGCATACGAAAGATGCCCAGAGCAGCTACAAGTTGACTTCCTCGAGCCTTTCTTTTTCATAATTCATTATGTAATTACTCGTAAAATTGTTCAGCTGGTGACATGCGATGCACAATTAAGAAAACCATGAGACCACTTCTCCTCCTAGGCTTTTTCTAGTTAGCTATATAAGAATATTCAGAGACAGCGAAACTGCTATGATCTGTACATcttatctcctcctctttctgaGACGAATAATTAATCGATCAATTAGTGGATGGATGCTCTCGCTTAATCTGCTCTCTCTCGCTGAGTTCACACCGCGACGGACGGCTGGCCCACCAGATACACGTGAGTACGACCCCGCGTTTTTTGGCGTGCACGCGACGGGGTGCGTGGAGCGAGCGAGATCCCCCAGCTTACTAGCTTCGGTAGCCCGCGGCGAGCGGCAACGTATCGCTTCGCGCACACGCAATCCCTACCACTCCTTTTCGTCGGCGGATGCAAGCGGCAGAGAAGGTGAGGTACACTGCCGCTGAAAACCGGGCCCACATATGatttgggcccacatgtcagcctgtGGTGACAGTGAGTGCTTTGGACTGGGGCCTACTGCGTCGAGAGCTACACGTGTCAAGTGAGGAGATTCCACGAGGTGGCCATGCAAGCGATCTACTCTAGCTACGTGGAGGTGTTACGCATCTGAATTCGTAGGAAAGGCTTCACTTGCAAATCATTGCTACTCCTGCTTTCAATACAGTACTACTGCTGCTGGTAAATGCAGATTTGATATTGGAAATGGCCTATTGGCTTGTATTTAAATCTTAAGCATTTTCTTAACAGGATGTACTGACTTAATCATCAATGCAGCATgttgtttatgaaaaaaaaatattgctatatttttgtaGCTAGTTGTTTATGTGAAGGTGAAAATCTGAGCAGGGAATATCTCGGTGAAGGAAGCAAAAACCTCATGCTCTGAATGCTCTGAATGACCCCTTTTCTTTGACAgagcccttgtttagtttccaactttttcttcaaactttcaactttttcatcatatcaaaacttttctatacacataaactttcaactttttcattatatcgttctaattttaaccaaactttcaattttaacgtgaattGAACACAACCTCTGAATGACCATTTTAATAGTTAATGTATCACGTAATGAGATAATCCGACCCTCTGAACGCAAAGCACGTGGAAAAACTGCAACTAACCGttctgaaaaaaagaaaaaaaaattcataggaGTACTAGTTTAATAAGGCTCATGAACTTTGTGGATTAACATCCCAATCCATCATGCAATGGGTCCACTCTCGACAAATAAACAATTGAGACGAAGCAAACAAAAACTTTATGAACAAGTGGATAATACTATAATCCTTCCTCCATGGTTCCAACTCGATATACTTGCCAAATACTCCGTATATACAATTTCCTTGTATTTAATGTACTTGCAAAAAATTAATGAAACCTCGTTACTTCAAAGCAAAGAAACCATCGGATTCCTAATCAGGTACAGAAGAAATACGAACAAAAATCAATTAGTAAATCGCGAAAAAGCGACGTCCTAACTGAGTCAGGTACGTACTCCTCTTGCCCCCACGCAGGCCACTTCTCCGGGTAAATATAGCAGTTTCCCACCCCACTCACCCCGATCCAACGGCTGAGCCGCAGCCCCAGGAGGATCGGACGGTTGGCAGCGCGCGCACGCCTCCTCGCCTCGCTTTATATGCACGCGCGGTCGCCTCCACCGCCCGTAGTGCTCGGCACGTCggttgttgctgttgctgctgctgctcctcccgtTTTCCGGTGAGCTCTCGTGGACTCCGCTTGACTTGATGTGGGGGTGAATCTGTTTGataggtggggggggggggggattttgCGGTGTTCGTGTGAGTTTAGGTGTGGATCTGCTTGTTCCTGACTTCCTGTGTGTTTGAGGGTAAT contains these protein-coding regions:
- the LOC127773521 gene encoding uncharacterized protein LOC127773521; its protein translation is MTGGGAGGGGGGGKGGAAAGPVPAASRKLVQSLKEIVNRPEAEIYAALRDCGMDPDEAVSRLLSQDTFQEVKSKRDKKKEVKEIPEPRSRAASNAASRGVRGGADRGGRNSSFHSSSIDNVASRSISGPGMTSTNSTQKQTIPSSLVNKSVVADGPSVPAQSSSGFQHGWSGTPGQLSMADIVKMGRPQVKQSSSKPAVTADKGYTGQYPSLPSTVNQNLKQSASTVSPTNPDQGLHSAQDSIHPKVHNHSAAVNKQAYDNDWLPQDEPPPGNQSALPETSGDQSLYESSLQSSTLVAGVINPHENSHLDENRSAAFSSERHLEHHGGDSEYDDGLLQESSTYLPQKNSHSEDEVEGSNSDVALATENFQGLSLHNEELVATKLAEDNPAVIIPDHLQVTGSDCVTLSFGSFESGAFSGLLPVPSRSADDNNVELPVIEESVPLDQIDSRDQDYYDSAAVNSSGNENLDTIIGTNMENIDVPSVSQPDVLRQEVLDHSGLQYNLPSDSSAAYANTTQPSTMESSQGNNQAHTLSHLSNLLQANSLHNSLLGSNIAPLRDLDFSLSPLLAAQSMTKYNSAAPTTTGPAISMQETLKPGVFSNAQSTQNLPSTSIATGPPLPQQLVHPYSQPTVPLAPFANMIGYPYLAQNYPAAYLPSAAFQQAYSSNGPFHQSAAAAVPGAMKYNMNVPQFKNNLSATSLQQQPSSVISGYGGFGSSSNLPGNFTLNQNAASASTNLGFDEALSSTPYKDPSQYMALQQGDNSAMWLHGAGSRATSALPPSHFYGFQGQSQQGGFRQAQQPQQHSQFGGHGYPAFYHSQSQEHHQNPAEGGLNGFQNAQSQPSHQGWQQHTGY